A stretch of the Bdellovibrio sp. 22V genome encodes the following:
- a CDS encoding Maf family protein — protein sequence MTPLVLASESPRRRELLKEAGFDFDVVPVKVSEIPNKNLNVNEQILDIARRKARAAFDQLKSSRTGPFRVLSADTEVIFGGGPLGKPADREDAYRILKLLSGNFHEVITAVCVIDSVTGKEVSQAETTQIYFRTLSDEEIWTYIDTGEPMDKAGAYGIQGKGRMFVERFEGPFDNVVGLPIATVRKLLSLFPS from the coding sequence ATGACACCACTTGTTTTGGCATCTGAGTCCCCACGCCGTCGTGAGCTTCTCAAAGAAGCTGGTTTTGACTTTGACGTGGTTCCAGTTAAAGTATCGGAAATTCCTAACAAAAACCTGAATGTAAACGAGCAGATTTTAGATATCGCGCGACGCAAAGCTCGAGCGGCTTTTGACCAACTAAAGTCGAGCAGAACAGGCCCCTTTCGTGTCCTGTCCGCCGATACCGAAGTGATTTTCGGCGGGGGCCCCCTCGGCAAACCCGCTGATCGTGAAGACGCCTATCGAATTTTAAAACTTTTGTCTGGAAATTTTCATGAGGTGATCACCGCCGTTTGTGTGATCGACTCCGTTACGGGTAAAGAAGTGTCTCAAGCTGAGACGACACAAATTTACTTCCGCACGCTCTCCGACGAAGAAATCTGGACCTACATCGACACCGGAGAGCCCATGGATAAAGCCGGTGCTTACGGAATTCAAGGCAAAGGAAGAATGTTCGTCGAGCGCTTTGAAGGACCTTTCGATAATGTCGTGGGCCTCCCGATCGCAACAGTTCGCAAACTTCTTTCTCTTTTTCCTTCGTAG